A genome region from Nocardiopsis exhalans includes the following:
- a CDS encoding benzoate-CoA ligase family protein has translation MSNPDPNRNPNPADRPSLPEHALPAVPLSPTAHEDTFTREHLPPAEEWPLIRPLDHPDRLNCAKELLDGTIARCGADRRCVVGEHETLTYGRLRDRVDRIARVLVDECGLRPGERVLLRGPNSPWLAACWLAVIKAGGVVVTVLPVLRAGELSTIVRSARVTHALCDARFLDDLTAAADQLGDRAPSVLVYGGGADSDLTARVDAHPPDFTAVPTAADDACMIAYTSGTTGAPKGCVHFHRDVLAIADTYSAQVLKPTPDDLFVGSPPFAFTFGLGGLLIFPMRAGAATVLLERPRPEAILDAVSEHGASVVFTAPTAYRSMLTQLEGRDLSSLRRCVSAGEHLPAATWQAWYDATGVRLLDGIGATEMLHIFVSASDEHMRPGSTGRPVPGFEAVILDDEGEPVPDGEPGHLAVRGPVGCRYLSDERQREYVRHGWNHTGDTYVRDEDGYFWYRARSDDMIVSAGYNIAPAEVEEALLTSPDVEEAAVVAAQDPDRGLVVRAYVVPRRGLTADTALADRLKDHVRSRIAPYKTPRSVVFLPSLPRTATGKLQRFRLREST, from the coding sequence ATGTCGAACCCCGACCCGAACCGGAACCCGAACCCGGCTGACCGGCCGTCGCTTCCGGAGCACGCCCTCCCGGCCGTGCCACTCTCACCCACGGCCCACGAGGACACCTTCACCCGGGAGCACCTGCCCCCGGCCGAGGAATGGCCGCTGATCCGGCCGCTGGACCACCCGGACCGGCTCAACTGCGCCAAGGAACTGCTCGACGGCACCATCGCCCGCTGCGGCGCGGACCGCCGCTGCGTGGTCGGCGAGCACGAGACCCTCACCTACGGCCGGCTCCGGGACAGGGTGGACCGGATCGCCCGCGTCCTGGTGGACGAGTGCGGCTTGCGGCCGGGGGAGAGGGTGCTGCTGCGCGGGCCCAACTCGCCCTGGCTGGCCGCCTGCTGGCTCGCCGTCATCAAAGCCGGGGGAGTGGTCGTCACCGTCCTGCCGGTCCTGCGCGCCGGGGAGCTCTCCACCATCGTCCGCTCCGCCCGGGTCACCCACGCGCTCTGCGACGCCCGCTTCCTCGACGACCTCACCGCCGCCGCGGACCAGCTCGGGGACCGGGCCCCGAGCGTCCTGGTCTACGGGGGCGGGGCCGACAGCGACCTCACCGCGCGGGTCGACGCCCACCCGCCCGACTTCACCGCGGTGCCCACCGCGGCCGACGACGCCTGCATGATCGCCTACACCTCCGGCACCACCGGCGCACCCAAGGGCTGCGTGCACTTCCACCGCGACGTCCTGGCCATCGCCGACACCTACTCCGCCCAGGTCCTCAAGCCGACCCCGGACGACCTCTTCGTCGGCAGCCCGCCCTTCGCCTTCACCTTCGGCCTCGGCGGGCTCCTGATCTTCCCGATGCGCGCCGGAGCCGCCACGGTCCTCCTCGAACGCCCGCGCCCCGAGGCGATCCTGGACGCCGTCTCCGAGCACGGCGCCTCCGTCGTGTTCACCGCACCCACCGCCTACCGCAGCATGCTCACCCAGCTCGAGGGGCGCGACCTGTCCTCCCTGCGCCGCTGCGTCTCCGCCGGGGAACACCTGCCCGCCGCCACCTGGCAGGCCTGGTACGACGCCACCGGCGTGCGCCTGCTCGACGGCATCGGCGCCACCGAGATGCTGCACATCTTCGTCTCCGCCAGCGACGAGCACATGCGCCCCGGCTCCACCGGACGCCCCGTGCCCGGGTTCGAGGCGGTGATCCTGGACGACGAGGGCGAACCCGTCCCCGACGGTGAACCCGGCCACCTCGCGGTGCGCGGTCCGGTCGGCTGCCGCTACCTGTCCGACGAACGCCAGCGCGAGTACGTCCGCCACGGCTGGAACCACACCGGTGACACCTACGTACGCGACGAGGACGGCTACTTCTGGTACCGGGCGCGCAGCGACGACATGATCGTCTCCGCCGGATACAACATCGCCCCCGCCGAAGTGGAGGAGGCCCTGCTCACCTCACCCGACGTGGAGGAGGCCGCGGTGGTCGCAGCGCAGGACCCGGACCGTGGCCTGGTCGTGCGCGCCTACGTGGTGCCGCGCCGGGGGCTCACCGCGGACACCGCTCTGGCCGACCGGCTCAAGGACCACGTCCGCTCGCGCATCGCCCCCTACAAGACCCCGCGCTCGGTGGTCTTCCTGCCGTCCCTGCCGCGCACCGCCACCGGCAAACTCCAGCGCTTCAGACTCCGGGAGAGCACCTGA
- a CDS encoding acyl-CoA dehydrogenase family protein, whose protein sequence is MGIPRNDTDHEFARWVRACAAEITAAPPGTDTAPAAEPGRVDRALLLRLGDVGLLPALFPGTADDGPLREAPATRLCLLREHLARTDTHAETALALQGLGTYPLLQSGTECQRRRWVPEAAAGRAVAAFALTEPDAGSDAAALALRAEPFGDGWRLHGEKTWISNAPDADFYTVFARTTPGTRSRGVTAFCVPGDRPGLSGSPLEMLSPHALGHLVFDGVEVGPQDVVGIPDQGFTVAMRTLDLFRPSVGAFAVGMADAALAAAKEHTDHRSAFGGPLRRLQTVAHTLAEMATRTEAARLLVYAAAQEYDSGGPDVTLKAAMAKLFATETAQYVVDAAVQLHGARALHRGHLLEHLYREVRAPRIYEGASEVQRQIIARHM, encoded by the coding sequence ATGGGGATCCCCCGGAACGACACCGATCACGAGTTCGCGCGCTGGGTCCGGGCGTGCGCCGCCGAAATCACCGCCGCGCCGCCCGGAACGGACACCGCCCCGGCGGCCGAACCCGGCCGGGTGGACCGCGCCCTGCTGCTCCGCCTCGGCGACGTGGGTCTTCTCCCGGCGCTCTTCCCCGGTACCGCGGACGACGGCCCCCTACGTGAGGCGCCCGCCACCCGCCTGTGCCTGCTGCGCGAGCACCTGGCCCGCACCGACACCCACGCCGAGACCGCTCTCGCCCTCCAAGGGCTGGGCACCTACCCGCTCCTGCAGTCCGGAACCGAATGCCAACGCCGACGCTGGGTCCCCGAAGCCGCCGCCGGCCGGGCCGTGGCCGCCTTCGCCCTCACCGAACCCGACGCGGGCTCGGACGCCGCGGCCCTGGCACTGCGCGCCGAACCCTTCGGTGACGGCTGGCGCCTGCACGGCGAGAAGACCTGGATCTCCAACGCCCCCGACGCCGACTTCTACACCGTGTTCGCCCGCACCACCCCCGGGACGCGCTCCCGCGGCGTGACCGCCTTCTGCGTCCCCGGCGACCGCCCCGGACTCTCCGGCAGCCCCCTGGAGATGCTCTCCCCGCACGCCCTGGGCCACCTGGTCTTCGACGGGGTCGAGGTCGGCCCGCAGGACGTCGTCGGCATCCCCGACCAGGGGTTCACGGTCGCCATGCGCACCCTGGACCTGTTCCGCCCCAGCGTCGGCGCCTTCGCGGTGGGGATGGCCGACGCCGCGCTGGCCGCGGCCAAGGAGCACACCGACCACCGCAGCGCCTTCGGCGGCCCGCTGCGCCGCCTCCAGACGGTCGCCCACACCCTGGCCGAGATGGCCACCCGCACCGAGGCCGCCCGGCTGCTCGTCTACGCGGCGGCGCAGGAGTACGACTCCGGTGGTCCCGACGTCACCCTCAAGGCCGCCATGGCCAAGCTCTTCGCCACCGAGACCGCCCAGTACGTGGTGGACGCCGCGGTACAGCTGCACGGCGCCCGCGCCCTGCACCGGGGCCATCTGCTCGAACACCTCTACCGCGAGGTGCGCGCCCCGCGTATCTACGAAGGCGCCTCGGAGGTTCAGCGTCAGATCATCGCCCGCCACATGTAA
- a CDS encoding PaaX family transcriptional regulator, which yields MTSNSGQAADPDTERRRPRSLIVSFFGSYARDVGGWIGVADLIALMSGLDVDGPAVRSAVSRLKRRGLLTPERLGGAAGYRLSDEGRRILAEGDQRIFGHRVARVQDGWVLVVFSVPESERRRRHALRSQLTRLGFGTTAAGVWIAPAHLTDQARGALRDLGLEPYAELFHASHLDFRELTESVARWWDLPAFQAMYEGFLDEYEPVLERWRRMSGPLGAQERKQAFADHLRTVDTWRRLPYLDPGLPPELLPEPWAGSRAARVFFDLHTLLQPLGLSEVRSVIAFSKFR from the coding sequence GTGACGTCCAACAGCGGCCAGGCGGCCGACCCCGACACCGAGCGCCGGCGGCCCAGGTCCCTGATCGTCTCCTTCTTCGGTTCCTACGCCCGGGACGTGGGCGGGTGGATCGGGGTGGCCGACCTCATCGCGCTGATGTCCGGGCTCGACGTGGACGGCCCCGCCGTCCGCTCCGCCGTCTCCCGGCTCAAACGCCGCGGCCTGCTGACCCCCGAACGCCTCGGTGGGGCGGCCGGGTACCGCCTGTCCGACGAGGGGCGCCGCATCCTCGCCGAGGGGGACCAGCGCATCTTCGGCCACCGCGTCGCCCGCGTCCAGGACGGCTGGGTGCTCGTGGTCTTCTCCGTGCCCGAGTCCGAGCGGCGCCGCCGGCACGCCCTGCGCAGCCAGCTCACCCGGCTCGGCTTCGGCACCACCGCCGCCGGTGTGTGGATCGCCCCCGCCCATCTGACCGACCAGGCCCGCGGGGCGCTGCGGGACCTGGGTCTGGAACCCTACGCGGAGCTCTTCCACGCCTCCCACCTGGACTTTCGCGAGCTGACCGAGTCCGTTGCCCGCTGGTGGGACCTGCCCGCGTTCCAGGCGATGTACGAGGGCTTCCTCGACGAGTACGAACCCGTGCTGGAGCGGTGGCGGCGGATGAGCGGACCGCTCGGGGCGCAGGAGCGCAAACAGGCGTTCGCCGACCATCTGCGCACGGTCGACACCTGGCGGAGGCTGCCCTACCTGGACCCGGGGCTGCCGCCCGAGCTGCTCCCGGAGCCCTGGGCGGGCAGCCGCGCGGCCCGGGTGTTCTTCGACCTCCACACGCTGCTCCAGCCCCTGGGGCTGAGCGAGGTGCGTAGCGTCATCGCGTTCTCGAAGTTCCGCTGA
- a CDS encoding RidA family protein yields the protein MEPADLRPSPHTLVNPPGLGPTPGFSHAVVPAPGRAVHLAGQIASGPDGTLVARDLPDQFGVALDNVVTALRACGGAPEHLVSLTIYTTDVPGYRSAAREIGRAYRARLGRHYPAMALLGVTGLYEPGALVELVGVAVIPDPGPGGTPE from the coding sequence GTGGAGCCCGCAGACCTGCGGCCCAGCCCGCACACGCTGGTCAACCCGCCCGGACTCGGCCCCACCCCGGGGTTCTCCCACGCGGTGGTCCCAGCCCCGGGCAGGGCTGTTCACCTGGCCGGACAGATCGCCTCGGGGCCCGACGGCACGCTGGTCGCCCGGGACCTGCCCGACCAGTTCGGGGTCGCCCTGGACAACGTCGTCACCGCTCTGCGCGCCTGCGGGGGCGCCCCGGAGCACCTGGTCAGCCTGACCATCTACACCACCGACGTCCCCGGCTACCGGTCGGCCGCCCGCGAGATCGGCCGTGCCTACCGCGCCCGTCTGGGCCGCCACTACCCGGCGATGGCACTACTGGGGGTGACCGGCCTGTACGAGCCCGGAGCGCTGGTCGAGCTGGTCGGCGTCGCCGTGATCCCCGACCCCGGTCCGGGCGGGACCCCGGAGTGA
- a CDS encoding enoyl-CoA hydratase family protein, which yields MSPFRASAPLTEQWNHFDLHREGGVATVTLDRPDKLNALTFEAYADLRDLLTELPHRGDTRVLVLRGRGKGFCSGGDVNEIIGRTLEMEPDDLLAFTRMTGEVVRAMRECPVPVIAGIHGIAAGAGSVLALAADFRVVARSARFAFLFTRVGLSGADMGAAYLLPRMVGLGNATKILMLGDTIDSAEADRYGLVSELVDEHELDEAVTRLATRLSEGPAFGYAQTKALLSRELDMSLSGAIELEAMTQALLMKSADYAEFHAAFTGRRAPEWKGR from the coding sequence ATGAGTCCCTTCCGGGCGTCCGCGCCCCTGACCGAGCAGTGGAACCACTTCGACCTCCACCGGGAGGGCGGGGTGGCCACCGTGACCCTCGACCGGCCCGACAAACTCAACGCCCTGACCTTCGAGGCCTACGCCGACCTGCGCGACCTGCTGACCGAACTCCCGCACCGGGGCGACACCCGAGTCCTCGTCCTGCGCGGGCGCGGTAAGGGGTTCTGCTCCGGCGGGGACGTCAACGAGATCATCGGCCGGACCTTGGAGATGGAACCCGACGACCTGCTCGCCTTCACTCGGATGACCGGCGAGGTGGTCCGGGCCATGCGCGAGTGCCCGGTCCCGGTGATCGCCGGGATCCACGGCATCGCCGCCGGGGCGGGCTCGGTCCTGGCCCTGGCCGCCGACTTCCGGGTGGTCGCCCGCTCGGCCCGCTTCGCCTTCCTCTTCACCCGGGTCGGTCTGTCCGGCGCCGACATGGGCGCCGCCTACCTGCTGCCCCGCATGGTGGGACTGGGTAACGCCACCAAGATCCTCATGCTCGGCGACACCATCGACTCCGCCGAGGCCGACCGGTACGGGCTGGTCAGCGAGCTGGTGGACGAGCACGAACTGGACGAGGCGGTCACCCGGCTGGCCACCCGGCTCTCCGAGGGGCCCGCCTTCGGCTACGCCCAGACCAAGGCGCTGCTCTCCCGGGAACTGGACATGAGTCTGTCCGGGGCGATCGAACTGGAGGCCATGACCCAGGCCCTGCTGATGAAGAGCGCCGACTACGCCGAGTTCCACGCCGCGTTCACCGGCCGCAGAGCACCCGAGTGGAAGGGACGCTAG
- a CDS encoding SDR family NAD(P)-dependent oxidoreductase, with the protein MADSERRVVVSGGSGGIGRAIVFALASEGDEVFALGRDSGRLAALERRARAHGLKVTSRVCDLTDEKAVESLVESLGEVSVLVNNAGMAQSAPLRRTCLELWETHLRTNATSAFLLTRSLLPGMLERDDGRVVFVASTAAHTGSRYTAAYTASKHAMLGLARAVAAEVAGTGVTSNAVCPSFVRTPMTEGSVARIAERTGRGREEAEEVLVKASPLGRLIEPEEVAAAVTYLVSPLARAVNGQSLTIDGGGAHR; encoded by the coding sequence ATGGCTGACTCCGAACGACGTGTCGTGGTCTCCGGTGGCTCCGGCGGTATCGGGCGGGCCATCGTGTTCGCCCTGGCGAGCGAGGGCGACGAGGTGTTCGCCCTCGGGCGGGATTCCGGGAGACTGGCCGCCCTGGAACGCAGAGCCCGAGCCCACGGGCTCAAGGTCACCTCCCGGGTCTGCGACCTCACCGACGAAAAGGCGGTGGAGTCCCTGGTCGAAAGTCTGGGAGAGGTGTCGGTGCTGGTCAACAACGCGGGCATGGCGCAGAGCGCTCCCCTGCGGCGTACCTGCCTCGAGCTGTGGGAAACCCACCTGCGCACCAACGCCACCTCCGCGTTCCTGCTCACCAGGTCCCTTCTGCCGGGCATGCTCGAACGCGACGACGGACGGGTGGTCTTCGTCGCTTCCACCGCCGCGCACACCGGCTCCCGCTACACCGCGGCCTACACCGCCTCCAAGCACGCGATGCTCGGACTGGCCCGCGCGGTGGCCGCCGAGGTCGCGGGCACCGGTGTCACCAGCAACGCCGTGTGCCCCTCCTTCGTCCGCACCCCCATGACCGAGGGCTCCGTGGCCCGCATCGCCGAGCGCACCGGCCGCGGCCGGGAAGAGGCCGAGGAGGTCCTGGTCAAGGCCAGCCCTCTGGGCCGACTCATCGAACCCGAGGAGGTGGCGGCTGCCGTCACCTACCTGGTGAGCCCGCTGGCCCGGGCGGTCAACGGCCAGTCCCTGACCATCGACGGCGGAGGAGCCCACCGATGA